The genomic segment ATTCCGTCAAGTCTTATTGCTCCTGAAAGGAGAACCCTCAGCTTTGTGGATCACTGAAGAACCTGGAACTCTGCCATCCAGCTTTGAAGAATTTCTTGGGGCAGTTGGTCTGCCTGCTGAGTTCTTGGGGATCAAGAAAAGAACAGTGTCCTTGAGCTGGGGAATACTAAACTTGCTGGAGGAAAAGCCACCAATTCTGACGGAAATCGGATCTTCGGAGCAAGCCCTGAAGAAATTTGTGGAAACCACTGTCCTCGACAACCGGACAGATCGATCCAACTACGTTGTTGATCAAACTTCTCGTGAAACAGGGACTCTGTTATGCAGCTTTGAAGAATTTCTTCGAGCAGTTGGTCGGCATGCTGACTTCTTGGAGATCAAGAAACGAACACTGTCCTTGAGCTGCGGAATACCAAAATTGCAGGAGAAAAAGCCTCCAATTCTGATGGAAATTGGATCTTTGGAGCAAGACCTGAAGAAATTTCTGGAAACCACTGTCCTCGACACCCGGACAGATCGATCCGACTACGCTGTTCATCAATTTTCTTGTGAAGCAGCAAGAAAAATGCTTCGTGCCGTGGATGAGCTCAAACAGGCCATAATCTTTTTCTATGAAGTTGCTTCTGAGATCACAATTCTCTACCAGGATCTTTTCTCCTTGCTGAATTTTCTTGATGATTCTTCCGATAAATTCCAGGATCATGAATTGCTGAAATGCATCAAAGACGTTGCTTATAGAGCAAGAGATCTTGTTGAAGAATGTATCTTGGACAATCAAGTCGAGTCAGTAAAGACGTACCTCATTTGCACTTTGTCCAATAGTGAGTCACCATCTAGATTCCTACAGCAGGCAGTGGGGAAAAGTTCTCTTGAAACTGTGGTCAAGAGTGCCTTAGATGGAAAGAAGGGCATTCGTCTAGGTTTAGTTCATGCATTACAGGATGTTCAATCTATCAAGAGAATGACTACAAATATAGATGAAAAGAGTCTAAGATTGCAGGGATCAAGCGTCAGGAAAGCACCACTTAGTTCGAATAAGGAGGATATTGTGGTAGGTCTTGATGCTGAGCTGACGACTATCTTGGAGGGGCTCACTGGACTGCCAGGACTAGAAATAGTGACAATTTCTGGGATGGGCGACATTGGTAAGACAACTCTTGCTAGAAAAGCTTTTAATGATCCTTATATTGTTTATCACTTCTATTGTCGTGCATGGATAACAGTATCCCAAGTCTATCAAGTGAGAGATTTGTTACTAGGCCTTTTGAGCTCCATTGCACGGTCCGCTGATAAAATGGTTGAGAAGAGCAATGCTCAATTAGCTGGTTTTGGGTGAATTCTTAGTTtgtgatggaaaaaaaaaggaattctaCAACGATGGCGATTTTTGGAGCGCTTTCTATAATTGGGGTCTTCGCATTCCCAGAATGCGAGCTCACTGAGCTCGCACTAAACACCGCCAAGActccatttcaaaaaaaaaaaagacaaaagtaaGTTTGTCGAAGCAGAACGCCAAACATAGCTGTCGAACAGGAAAACAAAGAGTTCGGAATTGTACGTaaaagcaaaacaaagaaaacagagcTGGTTTCTGCACATCGAAACATCCAAAGACCGGAGCTGACCGGAGCATCCAAAGACTGGTTCCGCGAGTGCCGCTTCCCAAAATTTGCCTGCATTGCCGTCCCAACTCTCAAACAGCATAAAGGTTAGGCTTTTTCACTTGCAATGCCTCACTTATAGCATTTTAAGTTTAattaatacttgaatacttgaatCCAAGACAAGTTCAGATTTGTGGTGAAATTTGGGTTTAAATTTGATGTGGGTTGTgcttatttttgtaatttttgtggtggatttgaggatatacgttatattttttgaattcGTACAATGTTTCCACTTTCCAATGTTGGAGCAGTTTAtttgcagtttctgcaattagtgcagAAAAAGCATGATCCGAGGTCGGATAAGACTCTACACAGacggatccgacctcggatcatTTGGATACGGGCTCGGATCCATAGTTGTTCACCCGGATCCGAGGGCTCGTCTGATCATCCGTTGAGACGGATCCGAACCCTGTTGGATCCGAGCGATGCCATAAATTATCCGAGCtcggatttttgcatttcataatAAATGCGAGgtttggttatttttttttttaaaaatttttttttggatgtcgTCGTTCGAAAATTCGAGCTCCGTGAGTtcgcatttgctgaatgcgaaGACCCTTTGTACGTAATCCCATGCTGAAAATGCCCCATTTGTTGAAttcttttaaaattcatcataattttTTGTGCTTAAAATCTATTGCGCAGCTATTACTTTTGGTCGAAACACTATCTACATTGGACATTGTATGTTTTGCAATTGGAGCTTAGAAATTTGGGATGTAGTTTACAGATTGGAGCTTTTGAATTTCATGGATATTTGGATTGTTAGCCCCTTTATAGGGGAGACTATGTCGATATTTTTGTAGATATTTCTTTGTGAGGGCAACTGACTATTaggtaatttattttatattacaaCTACCATTTCTTATGCATAAGGCTTAATTTGGATTTGAGTCAAGCCATTAGCTAATTTATGTTATATTACAGCTATTGGATGTTTTCGGTCACTTTGAAATTGTATggtttgtttaattttgtttaagtaGAAAAGGGCGTTAGAACATGAAATACCGATTTATTTTAAGGcgaattgatggattgaaagTCAATGACCAACCTTGTAATGTTTTTTGTAATTGGCAAAATCTATAATGCTAAAAAAGTGGCAAAATATGCTACAGGGAAAAACATCAAACATGTAAGATTCATTGGTAGAATATCACATCATTGTCAATGTGGATCTTGTTATGCGGTGTGAATGTGGAGCCCAAATATATATAACTTCCGGTACATTTCTTACGCTTGTACATTTCTTACCCTGTTCGGATaggttggcagggagttttagtcTATTTTTGCTtgcaatttcttgtttctttggaTCAGCTTGACTTGTTTTTAAGAAGTCGAGATCTTTTTATGCCCGGTGAAACATAAAATATGCTTATAAATTGGCATGAATTCTTCAAGTGAAAAGGTTGAATGGTTCAAACTAAACTTGACATTAGCATGACCTTTGCTAGGGCACAATTTTATGAGATTTTCCAAGCTTGATGGTGCATCCAATGACTTTGCAAGTTTCTTATGTTACTAGTTATTACAATGTTTCTAGCTTATTGTTTCAAGTTAAAGAGATGGAATGCTAAGTAGGTTTTTCATGCCATATAATGCAATTTTGGATGGAAATCAATATCATACATGTTGCAATTAAgtttggcagggagtttagccCTTTTACAAGGGGAAACTttgacgaaattttcttaaattcttaTTTAATTAGTGTGAGCAAGTTTACACGTTTTCTAATGAACGTTCAAACCTTTTTGGTATAGGTATTATGGCTCGCACAAGGAGGGCTCGCATTCGTACTCCTACTCCTTCCTCAGGTGAGGAACACACACCCTCTTTGCACGAGGAGTCACCTGAGGAAGAATCTTCCTCACCTGAGCCGCCATCTCGTTCTCGCCGGAAGACCGCATCTACTAGCCGTGACGAGCCACCGCCAGACTACGATACCACACGATTCACATCGATCGAAAACCAAGAGTGGTATGAAGCCGGACTGGACAAGGAGATCATCATTGAGAAACACTTGGCACCGGAGGTGGACGAGCACTATCACATTTCTACAGCATTCAAGAGACTTGGATGGGAGAACATCCTTCAGTTGCCCGAGCACTACTACCCCAACCTGATCCGGGAGTTCTATGCTAATGTAGAAAACAAGCAGAGCCACAGTGGCAACCTCATTGTCTCATGGGTTAGAGGCAGGAGAGTGGCTCTCAATCGAGATGCACTGAGACGCTTCGTCGAACTCAAAGACGAAGGCGACGACGTCAAATTGACCAAGGAGTTCAAAGCTAGAGATCCTTGGCAAGTGGGAGAGGCTGTGGAACGTCTAAAGGGGCAGTACCGTGAGCGAGGAAGTTCGAAAAAACTCACGGTATATGCCGACTCATTCGAGCATCGGTACCACCTGATCTTCTATCTTTTTACCTTTAATGTGGTGCTGAAAAAGAGTGGCAAACGGGAGATCCGAAATAGCGATCTCTATTTTCTGGATAAGATGATACATGGAGTGGGTAGGCAGTTGACCGGAATTCCTCTACCCAGCATTATCATCAGTTATATGCGGACCACAGCTCGCATGAGGGCCGGCGACACTTGTTTCGGATTTTCTCGACTgctatcacttattttttagaaGCTCAAGGTTCCTCTTGGAACCGAGAGAGCGGTTGTAACTAGGTCGGCCGAGGAGGTGAATGCTACGATACTCAAATCCTTGGGTATTTCTACGGATTTTGGAGCTACTTTGGTCCGGGATACAGGAGAAGCATCGACTTCCACTCAGCCTCCGCCTCACACTGAACCACAAGCGGAAACTCAAGGGACGGAGGCACAACAGACTCTTCCTCCTCCGATTCCGCGACCACCTCCTCAACCGCGCTCCAAGTGGCAAGAGCTCCTAAATGCCATTTGTTGTATGGAGACGCGAGTTGTCGAGCGCATTGACCAAACGGAGCCGATGATGACCGAGCGGCTCCACCGACATGATCGCCGTCTTCGTGCGATCGAGGATCATTTCCATATCCGCCGGTCTCCTACTCCTACACCTCATCAGGAGGAGGGCCATATTGGTACCTCACAGGGTCCTCATGGAGCCGAGGAGGCAGTAGACCCTCGTTCCCAGCAGCCATGAAGCTCTTTAGCGGATTggatcttttatttctttatttttcttttctttggttaaGACAAAGTTtgtagattttatttttcttttagttgaatcatcttgtgctacttatggtgtttggtacccttgttGTCTCATTTTGGACACAAATTGGATGATCGTGATGATTAAGGGCTTCAAATTGCATCACCACCTATTTGAGGGAAGTTTCAGTTTCTTTTACCTTCCTCTACAATGAGGACAATGTGTcttgaaatgcatgattttagttgtttatggcttcaaaatgttggaattatattcGGAGATATTGTACAGAGGATAATTTTTCTGAAATTCAGGATGTCGGCAGGGAGTTTCATCCATTTTTATGGGGAAACTCTGTCCAAATTTTTCGAAAAcgttttccaatatttcattgcAATTCTTCCAATTAAATGGCCAAATTGTTAAAATTTTAAGTGTCTAATTCTTCCTTTGGATAAAATGCTATGTGTATTTTAGAAAAGTTTAATTCTTATTTGGCTTGGAATGAATTATTATGctattaggatttttacattttagaaagtatatttggttaaataagaaaaattatgcttGAAAATGGCTTGAAAATGTTGTCTATGgcttgaaaatattttacattttAGTTGTCCATGGCTTGAAAATGTTGGTTTTGTATTTGGAAATATTGTCATAaggttaattttcttgaaattgaggttgttgacagggagttttgtccattttttaggggaaattctgtcaaaatttgtacaaaatattgtccaaaatttcaagttaatggccaaaatgttcaattttgCCCATTTTTTTGAGTTGATTAAATGAGTGGATAAATGCATTATTTTTTTGAGATTGTGAGGGACATTCCATATGAAGTTCATGCACGAGCTGAAATCAATGTGAAGATAGTCCAGAGGATAAAGTGCACAAGAaattaggagcaaaaatgaaggaaaaacgAAAGAAGCgaaaaaataggaaatttaATGGAACCGATCCGAGCTCGTATCTGTGAGAGCTAAGACACATCCGatccctcgtctgtacttctgtaGGAGTGTATCCGAGGTCAGAAGATCTGACCTCGGATCCATCATGGGAAGTCCTCGGATCCTaacgatccgagctcggatttaTATTCAACCTTCCGATCCAAGGatcggatctgtctctctctACAGCCAGTGTCACACccgtttttctttacctttctcacaacttttgcagctattttgagggacacAAATctgtggcacatgcttctgcaacaaaacagaagaccaaatgagttgtAGACAAAAGAAAATATCACATCTTTGATTCTGCTACTGACTACTTTAGAGATACCACTCAGGGTTTGAGGCTTTTAGGATTCAGGATTTTACGGTTTCAGAGATCAAGAATTAGTGTTTTACGAGAATAGTACTCACACCCGTTTGATTTTAGTAGGATTTTAGTTTGACAATAGTGTGCCTTGATTAGGACTTTagatttttaatgaaaatagtAATCCTATCGTGccgcaaaaatattttttaatggacattaataaaattacaaccTTGATTTAATGTTTTAGGGTTTACAAGGATTTGGTTTCTAAGATTTACGATTTAGTGTTTTACGGCTTTAGCActtagggttttagggtttttgCTGCAGTATAACTTTGTCTTCATTATCgctttatatttttaatcaaaatagtAATCCAGCCCAAATATTTGTAAGTTAGGTAACACACGCAAGATTTAATCGCTAGATCtttgctttcatttttttccttttccttttcaactaccaaacaaataacatgcacttcataaaaataacttatataattttttttaaataacattgcgttatgaaatttctaaaattacagTTGAAATTGTAACATATATTAATGACTATTAACTATTATATTCTTATAACTAATATTCATCGGTGTCAACAAATAAATACGATTCATTAATAACAAAGGAAAATTAGAATTTgatcaaaaaaatttattttatacaaaaggaaaaacacTTAATATTTTATTCACAACAAATACTCAACACCTTACATGTTACcaatttcattctatttttaCATTGATCTATAAAATAGAAAGAACATTGATCTATGAAATAGAAAGAACTATCATGTGTACTTTTTCCaccatttaaatgtattataattaaataacgTATTTTCAACCgtacaattaccaatttttgttattatcaaAGAATTATGCATCTATagtaaattatattaaaaagatTATTGTTAATCTGATTTTGTTTTAGCACATATTTGATGACTTTAGCCACGtgcaattttaaaataaaaaaaaaacattattcCTCTAAACATTACagatttttaaacaaaatttctctAACCTTTATCCGAAAAATAAGATTTTCGTACAGATTTTAAAATAAGATTTTACTACCGACACCATTTTAGTAAAGGCAACTTCTACAAAACAAACAATATTTacatttacttttatattttttatggaGCTCGTAgatatcattttcaatttttttcctaacatttttgaatttaattttctaaaagtcatacttataaatgcgaaatccaacaaaaaagttaaatacaatttttgcaggtcaaatttaacaaatgcgagctatttgcaaaattttaaatatttgcaacatttttttaaaaaaaaattaaaagcttTCTGGAAATAATTCCCTAGatctcaaaaattaaaaaaaaaaatagagaagagCTCGCATTTGCTTTCTGGAAATAATTCCCTAGctctcaaaaattaaaaaaaaaaacatagagaagagctcgcatttgcggaatgcgagctcaataaGTAGAGCTCACGAATGCGAAGACCCCTGGACGGAATCTAACGCCaaaatcaccccttttgtagaattttttttaaattcatcacaaaattagaaatttttcgCTGAAGTTGTATACAGAAGTTTGAAAGGTATGAGGTATATGATTGTTATGGATGACATGTGGAGTATTGATGCTTGGAATGATGTCAAAAGATGTTTTCCTGATGACAAAAATGGAAGTCGAATAGTAGTTACAACTCGGTTCATGGAGTTAGCAACAAATGTGAGTCCCAAAAAGCCACCTCATTGCATGAACCTTCTGAGTGCAGAACAAAGCTGGGAACTATTGGAAATGCTCATCTTCGGGACAGCAAGCTGCCCCCAAGAATTGGTAggagttggaaaaaaaatagcTAAGAGATGCCGGGGATTACCTCTAGCTATTGTCGTTGTTGCTGGTGTTCTCTCACGTGTCATCAGGGAATACAATTATTGGAATAATATTGCAGAGGAGGTTAGCTCAGTTGTTTCTACTGATCCAGAAAATTGCTTAGATATACTTGCTTTGAGTTACAATTACTTGCCCCATCACCTGAAAGCCTGCTTCCTCTATATGGGGATTTTCCCTGAAGATTGTGAGATTGAAGTttcaaaattgattaatttATGGGCTGCAGAGGGCTTCTTATATTTGGATTCAGAGAAACAGTTGGAACAGATTGGAGAGGATTACTTGGAAGACCTTATCGGCAGAAGCTTAGTTTTGGTTGAAAAGAAGCGCTTTGGGGGGGAAGTCAAAACTTGTCGCCTCCATGACTTCTTACGGGAATTGTGCTTgaaagaagc from the Coffea arabica cultivar ET-39 chromosome 11e, Coffea Arabica ET-39 HiFi, whole genome shotgun sequence genome contains:
- the LOC140021702 gene encoding uncharacterized protein, whose product is MAYAAIASLVQTLEYLLQFPCLVLEMKKMQAEVVTQRFRQVLLLLKGEPSALWITEEPGTLPSSFEEFLGAVGLPAEFLGIKKRTVSLSWGILNLLEEKPPILTEIGSSEQALKKFVETTVLDNRTDRSNYVVDQTSRETGTLLCSFEEFLRAVGRHADFLEIKKRTLSLSCGIPKLQEKKPPILMEIGSLEQDLKKFLETTVLDTRTDRSDYAVHQFSCEAARKMLRAVDELKQAIIFFYEVASEITILYQDLFSLLNFLDDSSDKFQDHELLKCIKDVAYRARDLVEECILDNQVESVKTYLICTLSNSESPSRFLQQAVGKSSLETVVKSALDGKKGIRLGLVHALQDVQSIKRMTTNIDEKSLRLQGSSVRKAPLSSNKEDIVVGLDAELTTILEGLTGLPGLEIVTISGMGDIGKTTLARKAFNDPYIVYHFYCRAWITVSQVYQVRDLLLGLLSSIARSADKMVEKSNAQLAGFG
- the LOC140021704 gene encoding putative late blight resistance protein homolog R1B-16, which codes for MRYMIVMDDMWSIDAWNDVKRCFPDDKNGSRIVVTTRFMELATNVSPKKPPHCMNLLSAEQSWELLEMLIFGTASCPQELVGVGKKIAKRCRGLPLAIVVVAGVLSRVIREYNYWNNIAEEVSSVVSTDPENCLDILALSYNYLPHHLKACFLYMGIFPEDCEIEVSKLINLWAAEGFLYLDSEKQLEQIGEDYLEDLIGRSLVLVEKKRFGGEVKTCRLHDFLRELCLKEAQKENFMHVIQRRSAKGVQTGMRNQRRLSFHLDPYSDVSAAPAIPHVSSFLCFTLGANIVPDILFFQLGFKLLRVLDIFFLHFDYFPDQILKLIHLRYLALNVTYELPASVSQLRNLQTLVIHGPWLCQESGGSPTLLLEYWNMPSLRHVHITAACHLKNPFTVQDTFLVHLLQNTCKLSIQYNFHVAQRKFSVSCPILRNWEFVKLKKTTAQTVCHKS